A window of Amaranthus tricolor cultivar Red isolate AtriRed21 chromosome 8, ASM2621246v1, whole genome shotgun sequence genomic DNA:
ATACCTGCTGTTTTGTAGGCTTCCGGAAATTATATTGTGAACAGTAGTTTACTAGACTTTTCAGTTTCTGACTATAACGATCGTTACAAATGCAGATTATTGGGACTTTGGATATCTTGATGCTAGCAATCAAGTCCGCAACCCCACCTCTGTCACCAGCAGACATGCCATCAACCTCATCCATAATCAGAACAGTCTTTGGGTGCTTTGACCTATAATTTCAACCTCATTAACCAGTAGCAGAGTAAAATATCGCATAAAGATGTGCTAGCCAATGAAGGGAACCAACCTATCCAGATTACCACCAAGACATTCATTACTAATAAGCTCCTTTACGGAATTTGCAGTGCTTCCACTAATTCCTTTGCCAATTTTAGAATCAGCTTTTCCACGATTATCACTAGCATTGACCTAAAGGGATTGAGAAGACACAAAACACATAAACAAAAGTATCCATATCTACAAAAATAAAGATTTTACTGATGATGATGGCAGTACCTCAATTGTCTCATAACCCAGCATCTTACTAACTAACTTTGCTGAGGTAGTTTTCCCTATACCTGGAGTCCCACTCATTAAGACTGCCTTTTTCTCTGCAGAATCACTTTGCTTCTTCCCCTTCTCCTTTCCTTTATTATGCAGAAACTGCTCTTCCCAATGTGACAACCAATCATGAAGACGTTTAACCTGCAACacaccaacaacaacaatgccaaagccttaatctcaaAAAAGATGTCACCCTTCAATATTAGTTGAACTGCAAAAGCATGAGCATGGAGAATAAAGAGCCAGCGTAATCAATAAAGGACATACAAGTGCCTGATTGCCAACTATATCATTTGGAGTTTTGGGTCTGTATTTCTCTGCCCATGTCAAAGAAGCGCCTTTCTTTGAGATATCCTTTTTCTTTGCAGGGGATGAACTAACTGATGAATTTGGAGCCTTATTGGAAGACGAGATCCCTCCAAATTCTGCATCAAACAAATCAATAGATACACGCATAAGACATGCTTATGACTTCATAAAACATATAACCGACcaagtataaaattaaaatatacactTAAAGTTTGTTAGTTGATGTCAAAATACATGCAAACATTATTTAGTTGATGTCAAAATACAAGCAAACATTATGCACTTAGTAATGCAAAGATTGTCCTATCGtcccaatgtcattaagtggttCCCATCTAAGCAGGGCTTTAGAGGTTGAATGTACgcattcacataaataagaagtgtaaATGATTAAATAAGTCATTTCACTATAGTCCATTGTAATCTAAAGCTAAACTATAGATATTTTGGTTCCATTCATGATGGACATTGCATAGAATTGCACAAAGATTATGGCACGTGTATTTTCGCTAATTTCTTACCCAAATAGCAGCAAACCAGAGTCTTCTAGCGTCTTGAATGCTTTCTCAAAACTATCTAATCTGACTATGGCTGAGTTCCTATAGCGCTTAGCATGCTATCAAAATAAGTGGGCTTATCTTGTGAAAGAGAAAGTCGTATCTTAATATATATGTTGCTTCCTTCTGACAAGAAGCATTTAACTAAGGCATTATCAAGTTGATTTACATTAAGGTGATCCCAGATCTCAAACTTTAAGGTTGCAAGTTTTTAGCAAAAGCAGCCAGAGATGGTATCAAACACACCCACATATACAAGGGGGGAAAAGGAAAATGAAAGAAGGGAAAAAAGATAAAGGAAAAAAAGGGCCACCATGCCCTCCTATAATACATTTTATAAGATCTAGTGCATTGATGCAATACAATCCTTTCCTCTCATGATATATCCTATAAAATCTTGTGCTTAGATAGAGGAAGCTTAAGATcgaattttttttcctttttggtgacctttaatatatatatatatatatatatatatatatatatatatgtatatatatatatatatgaaatttgaCATGATAAGATACACACATGGCCCGccaatatattaataaaacgaGATTAGAAACATCTAAGCATCATCCAAGTTGCAATCAAAAGCACCAAAACAAGTTACAAGTAAACAAAATTAACTTGACCATTAAAAGCTATCACACATACTCTTCACTTCCACATTCTGCTGAGTTTTCTTTGCAGCAGATGATGGAGTGCTTTCATATGGTTTCTTTGAATTATCTGAAGCaaggatttttgatttttgagatGCACGGATCAAATTAAACAAGCCATCCTCTGTAAGAAAAGAAGTTCTACATGACAAAGCACGACACTAGTGAGatgtaatactaataataataaggatgATTCAGCAAATGAGAAAAAGAACCCAACCCTAATTCTTTCGCTTTAGCAGACTTCCGTCCCCCAATATCTTCATCACACAAAAGATAATTCTGAAAAGACAAACTCTAGTAAACAGCAGAATGGATGTATGCAGGTGAGAGTAAAACAAAAATAGGAGTCAAAGGTCAGAGGTGGAAACCGTTTTCTTGCTAACAGACCCAGTTACGCGACCTCCATGTCTTTTGATTAAATCTTCAGCTTCTTCCCTCTCCAAGCTATAAGGTAGAGTCGGAGGTTAGgaaatcaacaagatatgtaatGCTCACAAATCAAATATATGAAACAAGACAAATGAACTTCctaaaaggaaaaggaaataaTCCATTACTttcaaaaatgtcaaaaactaGAACCACAGAAGGTCATGTCAACAATTATATCTAGAACGCTATACCTGTCAAGTGTCCCAGAAATAACAAAAGTCAGCCCATCTAAACAATCTGGGGCACCTTCGGGGACTTCCTAAACCACAGAAAGGCAAAAGGTAAGATACAACAATGAGGatggagaagaaaaaaaataaatggatttAATACAACATCAGGCACTAAGCAAGACAACATGGTAAAAACATCACATATTTAACATTTTGATACCTTTTCTCCTTTGTGGGGTGGGTCTTTCCTCTCACCAAAGTTCATAAATCCTCCCCGTCCACCAGCTCCCCTTCCTCTTCCACCAGACGAAGTGCCTGATGGTGCTCCCCTCCCACGACCCCTTCCAGCAGATTTGACAGGAGTTGGTGTCTCCTTATCCTCATCCATTTCATCATCACCTTCATCAGCAACTACATTTTTCTTGGAGACACCACTTCCTGAACTTCCCTTTTGTCTTTTGCTAGGAGTAGTATCAACAGACTTCTTTTTTGAACTAATTGGAGTAAAGTCGTCATCAGCATCATCTACATCCTTTACTTTGTGGACCTTCTTTGCAGGTGAAGGTTTGATATCAATATGAGAATCCTCATCTCCCTTTTCTGACTTTCTTTTGGATGGCACCTCCACTTTTTTGGTCTCAACCTTCAACTTCTCTTGATCTTTATCAAAATATTTGCTTGTTTTCCTCCTCGCAGCACTTTCTTGACCTCCCTAACTCACAATAGTAATGACAACAGGGAGATTcaataattaacttaaaatcTCTAAGATCAATCTTAAGCAAATGAAAATTCTTCATACATACTACAATAATGGGAAATATCAACTTCAGGAACACGATTCCAGGAAGGACGCAATACAACAAAAATTTATCAATGGGACTACATAATTCAGCAAACTAAGTCAAACAGAATACAAGATACCTAGAAAAATTGAGGTTTAacttcaaacaaacaatttgaAAAATACACCCAAAAATTAATACACTGACCGGTTTTGGTGTGTGCGAAGTAGTGGCAGGAGGTTTATCAGGCAAAGGCTTCATCGCGGAAGGCTTGGCAGCACTGTCATTTCCAGTATCATGTTTCTTCATGAACCATTTCCGAATATCTGACTGTATAGAAGAAATAAGGAATTAAAAAATAACGAAGATTTAAAAAACAcacaattaaaagaaaaaatagaaattactaaaattacttCACCATTTCGTTTACTCACCATGTCTGAATACAAAATCAGCAACCGAAATTGTTTCAAATTTGTTCACACGGATAAGAATTACATATATAAGCACAATCCTAAATCGCTTAATCACCACTGCAAAAACACATATAAATTAAACGACAATGCACAAAAATCAGAAGGGTTAAACAGACAGTTTAAAACTTTTAGGGTTTAAGATatcaaaaattaaagaatttcATAAagaatttgactttttttcaaCCTTATGTTCTTGGAAAGAAAACGTGAAATAATTTTAGACGCCGACGAAAGTAAAAATGACTATAATCTAACGATTCAACGACAAGACTCTAATGTATAATCATCAACGGTTCTTTAGGGTAATACTTCATATGATTGGGTGTGGAATACAGTGCATGGAACACAAAGAATCAGAGATTATATACTGAAAACCCTAATTGTTGCAAATTGCTAAGAAGATTGAGATGAATATGAAGAGAATGACACATAACCTGGCTTGTCAGACAATTTTCCCGCCACTCGACTGCTTTGGGCACGGCCACACGGGGCACTTAGCTTGTCATATATGACGAATATAGAGAACAAAACGCCTACTCGAATGAAACCCGTGCAAGGTGCAAGTTGTAAGGtataaaattgttattatagGAATATATAATCGAATGATATAGATAATATTATcgttattaaaattaaatatttgttgtAAAATgtgataatttatataaattaattataattacgGATGTTTGATATAAGTGAATGAGACTTGTGAAACTTAAGATGAGATTTTTAAGTTAAGACTTTGAAGATAAAAATGTCTATCCCTTGTTTGTCACGGTTGTGACTTGAAAAGAAGAGATAAAATGAAAGTCTCAACTCAAATATCTACCTTCCcccaaaatatttttcttggaGACTTTCTCTCTTTTTAGTAtcatttttgattttcattcCCTTTAAACAAATAAAGATTTGGACTTATTTTTTAACAAAGTCCTTATTCCCTTCCTTAAATCCCAcatgccaaacacccccttaagGATATTCTAAATGGTAGACACGAACTTTTGCAAAAGGCCTgtggtagcaaatcttaaactaaataccacaaaatagcattgtagTTTTGAAATTCGAATTGTCGTAACattaatatcaaaaacattTGATTTTACTGAAGTtagaaaatttt
This region includes:
- the LOC130821387 gene encoding replication factor C subunit 1 — translated: MSDIRKWFMKKHDTGNDSAAKPSAMKPLPDKPPATTSHTPKPGGQESAARRKTSKYFDKDQEKLKVETKKVEVPSKRKSEKGDEDSHIDIKPSPAKKVHKVKDVDDADDDFTPISSKKKSVDTTPSKRQKGSSGSGVSKKNVVADEGDDEMDEDKETPTPVKSAGRGRGRGAPSGTSSGGRGRGAGGRGGFMNFGERKDPPHKGEKEVPEGAPDCLDGLTFVISGTLDSLEREEAEDLIKRHGGRVTGSVSKKTNYLLCDEDIGGRKSAKAKELGTSFLTEDGLFNLIRASQKSKILASDNSKKPYESTPSSAAKKTQQNVEVKKFGGISSSNKAPNSSVSSSPAKKKDISKKGASLTWAEKYRPKTPNDIVGNQALVKRLHDWLSHWEEQFLHNKGKEKGKKQSDSAEKKAVLMSGTPGIGKTTSAKLVSKMLGYETIEVNASDNRGKADSKIGKGISGSTANSVKELISNECLGGNLDRSKHPKTVLIMDEVDGMSAGDRGGVADLIASIKISKVPIICICNDRYSQKLKSLVNYCSQYNFRKPTKQQIAKRLSQIANAEGLKVNEIALEELAERCNGDIRMAVNQLQYMSLSMSVIGYDDIRQRFLGSAKDEDISPFTAVDKLFGFNGGKLRMDERIDLSMSDLDLVPLLIQENYINYRPNSACKDDGGMKRMSSLARAAESIADGDIINVQIRRYRQWQLSQSSCISSCIIPASLMHGQRETFLKGERNFNRFGGWLGKNSTMGKNLRILEDLHVHMVASNNSYLGRGTLRLDFLTLLCKKLTEPLRALPKEEAVKQVVEFMDTYSLNMEDYETLMELSKYQGRPSPTDGILPAVKAALTKAYKEGSNLRVVRTADMITLPGLKKAPKKRIAAILEPVDELGEETDDINEENEEENTEDTEELDDTDDVKNIKLDLESNHAKGVVVQLELKGAGSSGTKKAQKAPAGKGKGGAAEPASGKRGGRVSGTAAKRKR